In Salvia miltiorrhiza cultivar Shanhuang (shh) unplaced genomic scaffold, IMPLAD_Smil_shh fragScaff_scaffold_135_1, whole genome shotgun sequence, the following are encoded in one genomic region:
- the LOC131002462 gene encoding uncharacterized protein LOC131002462, translating into MDKNTDLSSLIKSLIQHFGSPESAAKHLSALPQMVESTEKPSSSQTLVEVPRETFPPAPSPKGSPKRSTIESSVGTDVAAVSLQMVETPINPEPIFTVTPLEIFHSKMAPCPGSSLKVDEELKKGKSPLQNPTVQVASEKSTGLPSLAVDQHQTPLTTPSEESIPSSREESVHASQDISLERIGEIAKEALLDLASQPGSDVDKASVVAEEECDDVGDKPTSMDVDETEKIPDVDPEESTDVIDVETFVPDKKRWKRKADMASLRRSSRSKSTRVIPSTLNLPSREDSDVGPTSKPTVLKPKVEHSPTSKSGNVSSASHTTSPRLSCSGSSSESEVEVSKSYSTLFYTRDAKNALKMLAARKFHNDRRADEDFFSKFKLDILLQDRGMWGTVVNVFGYDAEIVREFYVNLMPEAFDSKSVKYGKVFVRGKVFNFSPSAINKACYTADTNTADVEIDDDEMTRELTGGKLKVWTSKFVVSTLSWKYSVLHKIAVYNWLPSKNTTALTKEQA; encoded by the coding sequence CATCTCTCCGCTCTCCCACAGATGGTCGAATCAACCGAAAAACCATCGTCTTCTCAAACACTGGTGGAAGTCCCAAGAGAAACCTTTCCTCCGGCTCCTTCTCCAAAAGGCTCTCCGAAGAGGAGCACTATTGAGTCGTCTGTTGGGACTGATGTTGCTGCTGTCTCGTTGCAAATGGTGGAAACTCCCATCAATCCTGAGCCGATTTTCACTGTTACTCCTCTTGAGATCTTCCATTCAAAAATGGCGCCTTGTCCTGGTTCATCTCTTAAGGTTGACGAAGAACTCAAGAAGGGGAAATCTCCTCTGCAAAACCCTACTGTTCAAGTGGCCTCAGAAAAATCCACAGGGCTTCCATCTCTTGCTGTTGATCAACATCAAACTCCCCTTACCACTCCAAGCGAAGAGTCAATTCCATCTTCAAGAGAGGAATCAGTGCATGCTTCTCAAGATATCTCTTTGGAGAGAATTGGGGAGATTGCCAAAGAGGCTCTACTTGATCTTGCCTCACAACCTGGATCAGATGTTGATAAAGCTTCTGTTGTTGCTGAAGAAGAATGTGATGATGTTGGCGACAAACCCACATCCATGGATGTTGATGAAACTGAAAAAATTCCTGATGTTGATCCAGAAGAAAGCACAGATGTTATTGATGTTGAAACCTTTGTCCCTGACAAGAAAAGATGGAAACGTAAAGCTGATATGGCCTCTCTTAGGCGATCCTCAAGATCCAAATCCACACGGGTGATTCCATCAACTCTCAACCTTCCTAGCCGAGAAGACAGTGATGTTGGTCCAACATCAAAGCCAACAGTGCTCAAGCCAAAGGTTGAACATTCTCCCACCTCAAAGAGCGGGAATGTCTCCTCAGCCTCTCACACTACCTCTCCCCGCCTTAGCTGCTCTGGAAGCTCCTCTGAATCAGAGGTTGAGGTTAGTAAGTCGTACTCTACTCTATTTTACACTCGTGATGCGAAGAATGCGCTTAAAATGTTGGCTGCTAGGAAGTTTCATAATGATAGACGTGCAGATGAGGATTTCTTTTCAAAGTTTAAGCTTGATATCCTTTTGCAAGATAGGGGTATGTGGGGTACGGTTGTCAATGTTTTTGGCTATGATGCTGAGATTGTTAGGGAATTCTATGTTAATCTGATGCCGGAGGCTTTTGATTCGAAATCGGTTAAGTATGGGAAAGTCTTTGTTAGGGGTAAGGTGTTTAATTTCTCTCCATCCGCAATTAACAAAGCATGCTACACTGCTGATACTAACACTGCTGATGTTGAgattgatgatgatgagatgaCTAGGGAGTTGACTGGTGGAAAGCTTAAGGTATGGACCTCTAAATTTGTTGTGTCCACTTTGTCTTGGAAATACTCTGTGCTTCACAAGATTGCAGTCTACAACTGGCTTCCAAGCAAAAACACTACTGCTCTAACGAAGGAAcaagcataa